A window of the Streptomyces sp. NBC_01351 genome harbors these coding sequences:
- a CDS encoding WhiB family transcriptional regulator → MADFSRLPGPNADLWDWQLLAACRGVDSSLFFHPEGERGAARSAREASAKEVCMRCPVRSECAAHALAVREPYGVWGGLTEDEREELMGRARHRLIPASSAIGPIAPH, encoded by the coding sequence ATGGCAGATTTCTCCCGCCTCCCCGGACCGAACGCCGACCTGTGGGACTGGCAGCTGCTCGCCGCCTGCCGCGGGGTCGACAGCTCCCTCTTCTTCCACCCGGAAGGTGAGCGGGGCGCGGCCAGGAGCGCGCGCGAGGCCTCGGCTAAAGAGGTCTGCATGAGATGCCCGGTGCGTTCGGAATGCGCCGCGCACGCACTCGCCGTCCGCGAGCCCTACGGGGTGTGGGGCGGCCTCACCGAGGACGAGCGCGAGGAACTGATGGGCCGCGCCCGGCATCGCCTGATCCCCGCGTCGAGTGCGATCGGACCGATCGCGCCGCACTGA
- a CDS encoding LysR family transcriptional regulator has protein sequence MIEARHLRVLRAVAGTGSFSAAARELGCTQPAVSQQMKALEQSAGTPLLIRTGREMRLTQAGEALVRHAAGILAGLTAAEEEVAAIAGLRAGRVRLVSFPSGSSTLVPTALAAMRAEHPGTRISLVEAEPPRSVEMLREGDCDLALAFRYGGSAGSAAEWEDLVVRPLLTDRLVGLVPEGHRLAGAERVGMAELADEPWIAGCPRCRRHLVEVCEGAGFTPRIDFATDDYPAVVGLVGAGLGVAVLPELAVESVRAKGVSTLAVEPAVEREVVALTLPDLARVPAVAATLAELERAARR, from the coding sequence GTGATCGAGGCTCGTCATCTCCGAGTTCTGCGCGCTGTCGCCGGAACCGGGTCCTTTTCCGCCGCCGCCCGCGAACTGGGCTGCACCCAGCCGGCCGTGTCCCAGCAGATGAAGGCGCTGGAGCAGTCGGCCGGCACCCCGCTGCTCATCCGCACCGGCCGCGAGATGCGGCTGACCCAGGCCGGTGAGGCCCTGGTCCGGCACGCCGCCGGGATCCTGGCCGGGCTGACGGCGGCCGAGGAGGAGGTCGCGGCCATCGCGGGGCTGCGCGCGGGCCGGGTCCGGCTCGTGTCCTTCCCCAGTGGCAGCTCCACGCTGGTGCCGACCGCCCTCGCGGCGATGCGGGCCGAACACCCGGGCACCCGGATCTCCCTGGTCGAGGCCGAGCCCCCGCGCTCGGTGGAGATGCTGCGCGAGGGCGACTGCGACCTGGCGCTGGCCTTCCGGTACGGCGGGTCGGCCGGGTCGGCCGCCGAGTGGGAGGACCTGGTGGTGCGGCCCCTGCTCACCGACCGGCTCGTCGGGCTGGTTCCCGAGGGGCACCGGCTGGCCGGGGCCGAGCGGGTGGGCATGGCGGAGCTGGCCGACGAGCCCTGGATCGCGGGCTGCCCGCGCTGCCGCCGCCATCTGGTGGAGGTGTGCGAGGGCGCGGGCTTCACCCCGCGCATCGACTTCGCCACCGACGACTACCCGGCGGTGGTGGGCCTCGTGGGCGCCGGGCTGGGCGTGGCGGTGCTGCCGGAGCTCGCGGTGGAGTCCGTACGCGCCAAGGGCGTGTCCACGCTGGCCGTGGAGCCGGCCGTCGAGCGGGAGGTCGTGGCGCTGACCCTGCCCGACCTGGCCAGGGTGCCGGCCGTGGCCGCGACCCTGGCCGAGCTGGAGCGGGCGGCCAGGCGCTGA
- a CDS encoding MOSC domain-containing protein: MHLLSVNLGRATAVDYTDAEDGLTGHGKRPAPGPVRVFAPGPKATGHGSGLEGDAVCNRRHHGGDHQAVYAYAREDLDRWERELGRELPAGLFGENFTTSGVDVNDALLGERWRVGADLVLEVASARIPCRTFQGALGESSWVKRFTQAGRPGAYLRVIEEGRVSPGDPIEILHRPDHDVTVSLWFRAFTTERDLLPRTLAAGAAMEPEAHERVRKHVEKYGADNGAK, translated from the coding sequence ATGCATCTCCTCTCCGTGAACCTCGGCCGCGCGACGGCCGTCGACTACACCGACGCAGAAGACGGGCTGACGGGCCACGGCAAGCGCCCGGCCCCCGGGCCGGTCCGCGTCTTCGCCCCCGGCCCCAAGGCCACGGGCCACGGCAGCGGCCTGGAGGGTGACGCCGTCTGCAACCGCCGCCACCACGGCGGGGACCACCAGGCCGTGTACGCGTACGCCCGCGAGGACCTCGACCGCTGGGAGCGCGAGCTGGGCCGCGAGCTGCCCGCCGGGCTCTTCGGCGAGAACTTCACCACCTCCGGCGTCGACGTGAACGACGCGCTGCTCGGCGAGCGCTGGCGGGTCGGCGCGGACCTCGTGCTCGAAGTGGCCTCGGCCCGCATCCCGTGCCGGACCTTCCAGGGGGCGCTCGGCGAGAGCTCCTGGGTGAAGCGGTTCACCCAGGCCGGCCGGCCGGGCGCGTACCTGAGGGTGATCGAGGAGGGCCGGGTCTCCCCCGGCGACCCGATCGAGATCCTCCACCGCCCGGACCACGACGTGACGGTTTCCCTCTGGTTCCGCGCCTTCACCACCGAGCGCGACCTGCTGCCGCGCACTCTCGCCGCCGGCGCCGCGATGGAGCCGGAGGCGCACGAGCGGGTGCGGAAGCACGTGGAGAAGTACGGGGCGGACAACGGGGCGAAGTAG